From the genome of Pantoea alfalfae, one region includes:
- the trhO gene encoding oxygen-dependent tRNA uridine(34) hydroxylase TrhO, translated as MPVLHNLVSNKELKARMLAETEPRTTVSFYKYFQIADPKAFRDALYLGLTSLKVFGRVYVAHEGINAQISVPASQYEKMKEWLYGFDPALNNLRMNIALDDDGKSFWVLRLKVRDRIVADGIDDASFDASDVGQYLKAAEVNAMLDDPDALFVDMRNHYEYEVGRFDNALEVPADTFRDQLPMAVDMLQDQKDKKIVMYCTGGIRCEKASAWMRHNGFEDVYHIEGGIIEYARRAREQGLPVRFKGKNFVFDERMGERISDDVLSNCHQCGEPCDTHVNCVNDGCHLLFIQCKSCAEKFENCCSPICQEEAKLSPEEQRARRAGRENGNKIFNKSRGLLNMTIPSPVKK; from the coding sequence ATGCCAGTGTTACATAACCTCGTTTCCAATAAAGAGCTGAAGGCGCGCATGCTGGCTGAAACTGAGCCGCGCACCACAGTCTCTTTTTATAAATATTTCCAGATTGCCGACCCTAAAGCTTTCCGCGATGCGCTCTACCTTGGCCTGACGTCACTCAAGGTCTTTGGCCGCGTCTATGTCGCGCACGAAGGTATTAATGCACAGATCAGCGTGCCCGCCAGCCAGTATGAAAAGATGAAAGAGTGGCTGTATGGCTTTGATCCGGCGCTGAACAACCTGCGAATGAATATTGCGCTGGATGATGATGGAAAATCATTCTGGGTATTGCGCCTTAAAGTGCGCGATCGCATTGTTGCGGACGGTATCGATGACGCCAGTTTTGATGCCAGCGACGTAGGTCAGTATCTGAAAGCGGCCGAGGTTAACGCCATGCTGGACGATCCTGATGCCCTGTTCGTTGATATGCGTAACCACTATGAATATGAAGTGGGCCGCTTCGATAATGCGCTGGAAGTGCCTGCTGACACCTTCCGCGATCAGCTGCCGATGGCGGTTGATATGCTGCAGGATCAGAAAGACAAAAAGATCGTAATGTACTGCACCGGCGGGATCCGCTGTGAAAAGGCGAGCGCCTGGATGCGGCATAACGGCTTCGAGGATGTTTACCACATTGAAGGCGGTATCATCGAGTATGCCCGGCGCGCCCGTGAACAGGGATTACCGGTTCGCTTCAAAGGCAAAAATTTTGTGTTTGATGAGCGGATGGGTGAACGGATCTCTGACGACGTGCTATCGAACTGTCATCAGTGCGGCGAGCCCTGTGATACCCATGTCAATTGCGTCAATGACGGCTGTCATCTGCTGTTTATCCAGTGCAAAAGCTGCGCAGAGAAATTTGAGAACTGCTGTAGCCCGATCTGTCAGGAAGAGGCGAAACTCTCACCGGAGGAGCAGCGCGCTCGTCGGGCTGGACGCGAGAATGGCAACAAGATCTTTAACAAGTCGCGTGGCCTGTTAAACATGACCATTCCGTCACCAGTGAAGAAATAA
- the rimJ gene encoding ribosomal protein S5-alanine N-acetyltransferase, with protein sequence MFGYRSAAPRVRLTTDRLVVRLVHERDAWRMADYYSENRLFLKPWEPVRDDSHCYPSGWQARLGLISDMHKQGTAFYFILMDSDETEVRGVANFSNVLRGSFHACYLGYSLGEKWQGQGLMFEALQSAIRYMQRQQHIHRIMANYMPHNQRSGDLLARLGFEKEGYAKDYLLIDGRWQDHVLTALTLREWTPDRRGQ encoded by the coding sequence ATGTTTGGCTATCGTTCTGCCGCGCCCAGGGTGCGATTAACCACCGATCGTCTGGTGGTCCGTCTGGTTCACGAACGTGATGCCTGGCGAATGGCAGATTACTATTCGGAAAACCGCCTGTTTTTAAAACCATGGGAGCCGGTGCGCGACGATAGCCACTGCTACCCTTCAGGCTGGCAGGCGCGCCTCGGGCTGATTTCCGACATGCATAAGCAGGGAACGGCCTTCTATTTTATTCTCATGGACAGCGATGAAACCGAAGTGCGGGGCGTGGCGAACTTCAGTAACGTGCTGCGCGGTTCCTTTCACGCCTGTTATCTCGGCTATTCACTGGGTGAAAAGTGGCAGGGGCAGGGGCTGATGTTCGAAGCCTTGCAGTCGGCTATCCGCTATATGCAGCGCCAGCAGCATATTCATCGCATTATGGCGAACTACATGCCGCACAACCAGCGCAGCGGCGATCTGCTGGCGCGACTTGGTTTTGAGAAAGAGGGTTACGCGAAAGATTATCTGCTGATCGACGGACGCTGGCAGGATCACGTGCTGACAGCCTTAACTCTGCGGGAATGGACGCCTGACCGGCGTGGACAATAA
- the solA gene encoding N-methyl-L-tryptophan oxidase, giving the protein MIYDLIVVGSGSVGAAAGYYATQAGLSVLMIDSAHPPHNQGTHHGESRLIRHAYGEGEHYVPLVLRAQTLWDELEQRAGERIMHRSGVLNLAPDHSPFIRNVIDSATRWQLNIEVMQPDEVRKRWPQINVPEGYLGIFEPQSGFLKCEQAVRSWIQLAEQAGCAQLFNCPVSEIGRDGDLQQVTTLDGIYRGRKMLISAGTWVGKLIPGLPVAPTRKVFAWYQADGRYSENNQFPGFTVEMADGSQFYGFPADNNALKVGRHDGGQLMQQPEDRKPFGTVAADGSEAFGFLRQFLPGVGVCLHGEACSYDFSPDEDFIIDTLPGEPDRMVITGLSGHGFKFASVLGELAAEFAQQKPFSFDLSRFRLSRF; this is encoded by the coding sequence ATGATTTATGATCTTATCGTCGTCGGCAGTGGTTCAGTGGGCGCGGCGGCTGGCTACTATGCTACCCAGGCAGGTTTATCGGTATTAATGATTGACAGCGCCCATCCTCCTCACAATCAGGGAACGCATCATGGTGAGAGCCGGCTGATTCGTCACGCCTATGGTGAAGGCGAACATTATGTTCCGCTGGTTCTGCGGGCGCAGACGCTGTGGGATGAGCTGGAACAGCGCGCCGGTGAGCGCATCATGCATCGCAGCGGCGTACTTAACCTTGCTCCTGACCACTCCCCCTTTATCCGGAACGTTATCGACAGTGCGACCCGCTGGCAGCTCAATATCGAGGTGATGCAGCCTGATGAAGTGCGAAAGCGCTGGCCGCAAATCAACGTGCCAGAGGGTTATCTGGGCATATTTGAGCCGCAGTCCGGCTTTCTGAAATGTGAACAGGCGGTTCGCAGCTGGATCCAGCTGGCGGAACAGGCGGGCTGTGCGCAGCTGTTTAACTGCCCGGTCTCTGAGATTGGTCGTGATGGCGACCTGCAGCAGGTCACCACCCTGGATGGTATCTATCGGGGACGCAAAATGCTGATAAGCGCTGGAACCTGGGTCGGCAAATTAATTCCTGGCCTGCCGGTCGCCCCTACCCGCAAGGTATTTGCCTGGTATCAGGCAGATGGCCGCTACAGCGAGAATAATCAGTTCCCCGGCTTTACGGTTGAGATGGCAGATGGCAGCCAGTTTTACGGCTTCCCGGCGGACAACAACGCACTGAAGGTAGGTCGCCATGATGGCGGTCAGCTGATGCAGCAGCCTGAAGATCGTAAACCTTTTGGCACGGTAGCGGCGGACGGCAGTGAGGCCTTTGGTTTTCTCCGTCAGTTTTTACCTGGTGTCGGCGTCTGTCTGCATGGCGAAGCCTGCAGCTACGATTTCAGTCCGGACGAAGACTTTATTATCGATACCCTGCCGGGTGAACCCGACCGCATGGTCATCACCGGACTCAGCGGACATGGGTTTAAATTTGCCAGCGTTTTAGGCGAGCTTGCTGCGGAATTCGCACAGCAAAAACCGTTCTCCTTTGATTTGTCCCGCTTCCGCCTCTCGCGTTTCTGA
- the grxB gene encoding glutaredoxin 2: MKLYIYDHCPFCVKARMIFGLKNKPVELVVMLNDDEETPKRLIGQKMAPILQKQDGSAMPESMEIVQYVDQQDGAPLITGALNPAIGDWLRHMNSYVNKLLLPRIAEAAFAEFATPEARDYFRSKKQASLGDFETLKSHSAGLIKNVSEDLRKLDKLIVQPNAVNGELSEDDFNLFPLLRSLTLVAGIDWPSRVADYRDNMAKQTQVNLLSSIAH; encoded by the coding sequence ATGAAACTGTATATCTATGACCATTGTCCTTTCTGCGTTAAAGCGCGAATGATTTTTGGTCTGAAAAATAAGCCGGTTGAGCTGGTGGTGATGCTCAACGACGATGAAGAGACGCCAAAACGACTGATCGGGCAGAAAATGGCACCGATTCTGCAAAAGCAGGATGGCAGTGCAATGCCTGAGAGCATGGAGATCGTGCAGTACGTCGATCAGCAGGATGGCGCACCGCTGATCACCGGCGCGCTGAACCCGGCAATTGGCGACTGGCTGCGTCACATGAACAGCTATGTCAATAAACTGCTGCTGCCGCGCATTGCCGAAGCGGCGTTTGCCGAGTTCGCTACGCCTGAGGCGCGTGACTATTTCCGCAGCAAAAAACAGGCGAGCCTCGGTGATTTTGAAACGCTGAAAAGCCACTCGGCCGGGCTGATTAAGAATGTGAGTGAAGATCTGCGCAAACTGGACAAATTAATCGTTCAGCCCAATGCGGTAAACGGCGAGCTATCGGAAGATGATTTTAATCTCTTCCCGCTACTCCGCTCTCTGACGCTGGTCGCCGGTATCGACTGGCCGAGCCGGGTCGCGGACTACCGCGATAACATGGCCAAACAGACTCAGGTAAATCTGCTCTCTTCGATAGCGCATTAG
- a CDS encoding Gfo/Idh/MocA family protein, which translates to MTLRIGVVGLGGIAQKAWLPVLSAATDWTLVGAFSPNQAKARPICDSYRMQCFGSLNEVAAACDAVFVHSSTDTHYEVVRALLLAGKDVCVDKPLAETLEQAEALVALAEKRQRKLMVAFNRRFAPRYQQLQAEMAGAASLRIEKHRSDSVGPRDLRFTLLDDYLHVVDTALWLGGKPVRQVHGRIDTNEQGQMLYAEHHFAVEGLAITTSMHRRAGSQRERISAVCDGKCIDISEMRDWQEERSDGLLITPPPAWQSHLTQRGFSGAARHFIDCVQNQTKPETSGEQALMAQRVVEKLWREATQE; encoded by the coding sequence ATGACATTACGTATAGGCGTGGTGGGATTGGGTGGTATTGCGCAGAAAGCCTGGCTGCCGGTGCTGTCTGCGGCGACGGACTGGACGCTGGTGGGGGCGTTTTCCCCGAATCAGGCCAAAGCCCGCCCAATCTGTGACAGCTATCGCATGCAGTGCTTTGGTTCACTGAATGAAGTAGCCGCAGCCTGCGACGCGGTGTTTGTCCACAGCAGCACCGACACCCACTATGAGGTGGTCAGGGCTCTGCTGCTGGCAGGAAAAGATGTCTGCGTCGACAAGCCGCTGGCTGAAACCCTGGAGCAGGCTGAAGCGCTGGTGGCGCTGGCGGAAAAACGCCAGCGTAAACTGATGGTGGCATTTAACCGCCGCTTTGCCCCGCGCTATCAGCAGCTGCAGGCGGAGATGGCTGGCGCGGCTTCTCTGCGGATTGAAAAGCACCGCAGCGACAGCGTCGGGCCACGGGATCTTCGTTTTACCCTGCTTGATGACTACCTGCATGTGGTGGACACCGCGCTCTGGCTGGGCGGCAAGCCTGTTCGCCAGGTTCACGGACGCATTGATACCAACGAGCAGGGGCAGATGCTCTATGCCGAACACCATTTCGCTGTTGAAGGCCTGGCGATCACCACCAGTATGCACCGGCGCGCAGGCAGTCAGCGCGAGCGGATCAGCGCAGTGTGTGACGGTAAGTGCATCGACATCAGCGAGATGCGCGACTGGCAGGAAGAGCGCAGTGATGGCCTGCTAATCACTCCGCCGCCTGCCTGGCAGAGCCATCTGACGCAGCGCGGCTTCAGCGGTGCAGCACGCCATTTTATTGACTGCGTACAAAATCAGACGAAGCCTGAAACCAGCGGTGAGCAGGCGCTGATGGCGCAGCGTGTGGTGGAAAAACTGTGGCGTGAGGCGACGCAGGAATAA
- a CDS encoding DUF480 domain-containing protein, translating to MKMALSAQALRVLGCLLEKQVTTPEQYPLSLNGVVVACNQKSNREPVMELSESEVQNQLDQLEKRHLITASSAAGQRVVKYEQRFCNSAFGTLKLNSAEVALLTLLLLRGPQTPGELRTRSGRLHEFSDVGDVEQTLEGLMQRDDSAQVIRLAREPGKRESRFMHLLGDEDDAHQAADAPDEQGDLAARVTTLEQQVAALQAQLTQLLQTES from the coding sequence ATGAAGATGGCTTTATCAGCGCAGGCGTTGCGCGTGTTGGGCTGCCTGCTGGAGAAGCAGGTCACCACGCCAGAGCAGTATCCGCTGTCACTGAATGGCGTGGTAGTGGCCTGTAATCAGAAATCGAATCGCGAGCCGGTGATGGAGCTGAGTGAAAGCGAGGTACAGAATCAGCTCGATCAGCTGGAAAAGCGTCATCTGATCACCGCCAGCAGCGCCGCCGGACAGCGGGTGGTAAAATATGAGCAGCGTTTCTGTAATTCTGCGTTTGGCACACTGAAACTCAACAGTGCGGAAGTGGCTCTTCTCACCCTGCTGCTGCTGCGCGGGCCGCAGACGCCAGGCGAACTGCGAACCCGCAGCGGTCGTCTGCATGAGTTCAGCGATGTCGGCGACGTGGAACAGACGCTGGAAGGCTTGATGCAGCGTGACGACAGTGCACAGGTCATCCGCCTGGCACGTGAGCCAGGCAAGCGCGAAAGCCGCTTTATGCATCTGCTGGGCGATGAAGATGATGCACATCAGGCTGCCGACGCGCCGGACGAGCAGGGCGATCTGGCGGCGCGTGTTACTACGCTGGAACAGCAGGTCGCAGCACTTCAGGCGCAACTTACCCAATTGCTGCAAACGGAGAGCTGA
- the bssS gene encoding biofilm formation regulator BssS — MDRRKDVIQTHPLVGWDISTVDSYDAMMIRLHSLSSQDQKEEEADVGPTYWLTTDVARQFISILEAGIAKIESAEQPERLLNKH; from the coding sequence ATGGACAGAAGAAAAGACGTTATCCAGACCCATCCTCTGGTGGGCTGGGACATCAGTACCGTTGATAGCTATGATGCCATGATGATCCGCCTGCACTCGCTGTCGTCGCAGGATCAAAAAGAAGAAGAAGCGGATGTTGGCCCGACCTACTGGCTGACAACGGATGTGGCAAGGCAGTTTATCTCGATCCTCGAAGCGGGCATCGCCAAGATAGAATCAGCTGAGCAACCAGAACGACTTCTTAATAAGCATTAA
- a CDS encoding YceI family protein encodes MFKKTLLAMTGASLLLGSMTAGAADYKIDKEGQHAFIQFRIQHLGYSWLYGTFKDFDGSFTFDEKNPAADKVDVTINTSSVDTNHAERDKHLRSADFLNSSKNPQATFKSTAVKKEGDELMITGDLTLNGVTKPVTLEAKMLGEGKDPWGGYRAGFEAEGEITLKDFNITKDLGPASQKVELMISVEGVRQ; translated from the coding sequence ATGTTTAAGAAGACCCTGCTGGCGATGACCGGTGCCAGCCTGCTGCTCGGCTCAATGACTGCGGGTGCCGCAGACTATAAGATTGATAAAGAGGGCCAGCACGCCTTTATCCAGTTCCGCATTCAGCACCTGGGTTACAGCTGGCTCTACGGCACCTTCAAAGATTTTGACGGCAGCTTCACCTTCGATGAGAAGAACCCGGCAGCAGATAAAGTTGACGTGACCATTAACACCAGCAGCGTCGATACCAATCACGCGGAACGTGACAAGCACCTGCGTAGCGCTGACTTCCTGAACAGCAGCAAAAACCCGCAGGCCACCTTCAAATCCACAGCAGTAAAGAAAGAGGGTGATGAGCTGATGATTACCGGCGATCTCACGCTGAATGGCGTGACTAAGCCGGTGACGCTGGAGGCGAAAATGCTGGGTGAAGGCAAAGACCCGTGGGGCGGCTACCGCGCTGGCTTTGAAGCCGAAGGCGAAATTACACTGAAAGATTTTAACATTACCAAAGATCTGGGGCCAGCTTCGCAGAAGGTGGAGCTGATGATCTCGGTTGAAGGTGTGCGCCAGTAA
- the dinI gene encoding DNA damage-inducible protein I produces the protein MRVEITVSNTRPLPAGAIEALSDELSRRIDEQFPDSTNHVKVRYASANNLSVLGGGKETRDQISEILQQTWESADDWFITD, from the coding sequence ATGCGCGTTGAAATTACCGTATCCAATACCCGACCTCTTCCTGCTGGCGCGATTGAAGCGTTAAGCGATGAATTATCGCGCCGCATCGACGAACAGTTCCCTGACTCGACCAATCACGTCAAGGTACGTTACGCCAGTGCCAACAATCTCAGCGTGCTGGGCGGTGGAAAAGAGACGCGCGACCAGATCAGCGAAATCCTGCAGCAGACGTGGGAAAGCGCTGACGACTGGTTCATTACTGATTAA
- the pyrC gene encoding dihydroorotase produces the protein MTAQPQQLTLRRPDDWHIHLRDDEMLNTVLPYTSAVNGRAIVMPNLVPPVTSVAAGEAYRDRILAALPADHAFTPLMTCYLTDSLDPDELERGFTAGLFTAAKLYPAHATTNSSHGVTNIASIARVLDRMQTLGMPLLIHGEVTDAHVDIFDREARFIETVMVPLRSQFPALKVVMEHITTQDAAEYVAAADETLGATITPQHLMFNRNHMLVGGIRPHLYCLPILKRNVHQEALRKLVASGHPRVFLGTDTAPHLRHLKEASCGCAGVFNAPTSLPAYATVFEELNALEHFEAFCSENGPRFYGLPLNEGTITLVREPWQVPESIALGSHSLVPFLAGETLNWRIA, from the coding sequence ATGACAGCACAACCTCAGCAACTTACCCTGCGTCGCCCTGACGACTGGCATATTCATCTGCGCGACGATGAGATGCTCAACACGGTCCTGCCCTATACCAGCGCGGTGAATGGTCGTGCCATTGTGATGCCTAACCTGGTGCCGCCGGTGACCAGCGTGGCAGCAGGTGAAGCGTACCGCGATCGCATCCTGGCGGCGCTGCCCGCCGATCACGCCTTTACGCCGCTGATGACCTGCTACCTGACCGACTCGCTGGATCCTGATGAGCTTGAGCGCGGTTTCACCGCCGGTCTGTTCACTGCGGCGAAGCTCTATCCGGCGCACGCTACCACCAACTCCAGTCATGGCGTGACCAACATCGCGTCCATTGCCCGCGTGCTGGATCGGATGCAGACGCTCGGTATGCCACTGCTGATCCATGGTGAAGTCACCGATGCGCATGTCGACATTTTTGACCGCGAAGCCCGGTTTATCGAAACGGTTATGGTGCCTCTACGCAGCCAGTTTCCGGCACTGAAAGTGGTGATGGAGCACATTACCACTCAGGACGCCGCAGAGTATGTTGCCGCCGCCGATGAGACGCTGGGCGCGACCATTACCCCGCAGCATTTGATGTTTAACCGCAATCACATGCTGGTGGGCGGTATTCGTCCTCACCTCTATTGCCTGCCGATTCTTAAACGCAACGTGCATCAGGAAGCATTGCGCAAATTAGTGGCGAGTGGTCATCCGCGCGTCTTCCTCGGCACCGACACAGCACCGCATCTGCGTCATCTCAAAGAGGCCAGCTGCGGGTGTGCGGGCGTATTTAATGCGCCGACGTCGTTGCCCGCCTACGCCACCGTTTTTGAAGAGCTGAACGCGCTGGAACATTTTGAAGCGTTCTGTTCTGAAAATGGCCCGCGTTTTTACGGTCTGCCACTGAATGAGGGGACGATCACGCTGGTGCGTGAGCCGTGGCAGGTACCAGAGTCAATTGCGCTTGGCAGCCACTCACTGGTGCCGTTCCTGGCCGGTGAAACGCTGAACTGGCGCATCGCATAA
- a CDS encoding cytochrome b, which produces MLLRNTPHQFGLVAVLLHWSMALAIYAMFALGLWMVGLGYYDSWYHDAPEIHKSIGVILLLTLIIRLLWRVISPPPKPLSSYSPLVRISSVVAHLLLYTLLLAILISGYLISTADGKPISVFNWFTLPALFSGAGEQADLAGDIHLWLAWTVVVLSVLHGLAALKHHVIDRDITLKRMSGLRLPFPSEKDK; this is translated from the coding sequence ATGTTATTACGTAATACACCCCATCAGTTTGGATTGGTTGCTGTGCTACTGCACTGGTCAATGGCGCTGGCGATTTATGCCATGTTTGCGCTAGGACTCTGGATGGTTGGTCTTGGCTATTACGATAGCTGGTATCACGACGCGCCGGAAATCCATAAAAGTATTGGCGTCATTCTGTTGCTGACGCTGATCATTCGCCTGCTATGGCGCGTTATTTCCCCACCGCCAAAGCCGCTGAGCAGCTATTCCCCGCTGGTGCGCATCAGTTCAGTAGTGGCGCACCTGCTCCTTTATACCCTGCTGCTGGCCATTCTGATCAGTGGCTATCTGATCTCCACCGCCGATGGCAAGCCCATCTCCGTATTTAACTGGTTTACGCTGCCCGCGCTGTTCAGCGGCGCAGGCGAACAGGCAGACCTGGCAGGCGACATTCATCTCTGGCTGGCCTGGACGGTTGTGGTCCTGTCGGTACTGCATGGTCTGGCTGCGCTAAAGCATCACGTTATCGATCGCGATATCACCCTAAAACGGATGTCAGGTTTACGTCTCCCCTTCCCCTCTGAAAAGGATAAATAA
- a CDS encoding lipoprotein, which produces MKKFFFGLTALLMALLISGCNQLTQYTISEQEVNQALQKHNNYEKDIGVSGLVNAHIVLTNLTSQIGREEPGKVTLSGNAKINVTSLFGPQQADMQLKMRAQPVYNQQQGAIYLRDLEIVDAQVAPEKMASIMKTLTPYLNQSLKSYFDQKPAYVLSADRSKGESLAKKFAKGLEVKPGELVIPFTQ; this is translated from the coding sequence ATGAAAAAGTTTTTTTTCGGGCTGACTGCCCTGTTGATGGCGCTGCTAATCAGCGGCTGTAATCAACTGACGCAATACACCATCAGCGAACAGGAAGTAAACCAGGCGCTGCAGAAACACAACAACTACGAGAAAGATATTGGCGTTTCCGGCCTGGTTAACGCACACATCGTGCTGACCAATCTGACCAGTCAGATTGGTCGCGAAGAACCAGGTAAAGTGACGCTCTCCGGTAACGCAAAAATCAACGTCACCTCACTGTTTGGCCCGCAGCAGGCCGATATGCAACTGAAAATGCGTGCTCAGCCGGTTTATAATCAGCAGCAGGGCGCAATTTATCTGCGCGATCTGGAGATTGTTGACGCCCAGGTGGCCCCGGAAAAAATGGCCTCAATCATGAAGACGCTGACGCCTTATCTGAATCAGTCGCTGAAAAGCTACTTTGATCAAAAACCCGCCTATGTGCTCAGCGCAGACCGCAGCAAAGGCGAGTCGCTGGCGAAGAAATTTGCCAAAGGACTGGAAGTGAAGCCTGGCGAACTGGTTATTCCCTTTACGCAGTAA
- the murJ gene encoding murein biosynthesis integral membrane protein MurJ, producing the protein MNLLKSLAAVSSMTLFSRVLGFARDAIVARVFGAGMATDAFFVAFKLPNLLRRIFAEGAFSQAFVPILAEYKSKQGEEATKLFLAYVSGLLTLALALVTMAGMIAAPWVIMVTAPGFADSADKFALTSSLLRVTFPYIMLISLASLAGAVLNTWNRFSVPAFAPTLLNVSMIGFALFAAPHFHPPVMALAWAVVAGGVLQLGYQLPHLKKLGMLVLPRLNLRDAGVWRVMRQMGPAILGVSVSQISLIINTIFASFLVSGSVSWMYYADRLMEFPSGVLGVALGTILLPSLAKSFASGNHDEYSRLMDWGLRLCFLLALPSAVALGMLSGPLTVALFQYGKFTAFDALMTQRALIAYSVGLMGLIVVKVLAPGFYSRQDIKTPVKIAIITLIMTQLMNLAFIGPLKHAGLSLSIGLAACLNASLLYWQLRKKNIFMPQPGWSSFLLRLLIAVVVMAGALFAMLQWMPAWEQGSMLWRLLRLAAVCAVGGGAYFLALGLLGFRLRDYARRTAV; encoded by the coding sequence ATGAATTTGTTGAAATCGCTGGCAGCGGTCAGTTCTATGACCCTGTTTTCCCGCGTACTGGGCTTTGCCCGTGATGCCATCGTGGCGCGGGTGTTTGGTGCCGGAATGGCGACCGATGCCTTCTTTGTTGCGTTTAAACTGCCCAATCTGCTGCGCCGTATTTTCGCTGAAGGCGCATTTTCTCAGGCGTTCGTGCCGATTCTGGCTGAATATAAAAGCAAGCAGGGTGAAGAGGCGACAAAACTGTTCCTGGCGTACGTCTCAGGCCTGCTGACGCTGGCACTGGCGCTGGTCACGATGGCGGGGATGATCGCTGCGCCCTGGGTCATCATGGTCACGGCGCCCGGCTTTGCCGACAGTGCCGATAAGTTTGCACTGACCAGCTCGCTGCTGCGAGTGACGTTCCCCTACATTATGCTGATTTCGCTGGCCTCGCTGGCGGGGGCGGTGCTGAACACCTGGAACCGCTTCTCGGTGCCGGCGTTTGCGCCGACCCTTCTGAATGTCAGCATGATTGGTTTTGCGCTGTTTGCTGCGCCGCATTTTCATCCACCAGTGATGGCGCTGGCCTGGGCCGTGGTCGCGGGCGGTGTGCTGCAACTCGGCTATCAGCTTCCTCACCTGAAGAAGCTGGGAATGCTGGTGCTGCCGCGCCTGAATCTGCGTGACGCGGGCGTATGGCGGGTGATGCGTCAGATGGGACCGGCCATTCTGGGCGTTTCCGTCAGTCAGATCTCACTGATCATCAACACCATCTTCGCCTCGTTTCTGGTTTCGGGTTCGGTCTCCTGGATGTACTACGCCGATCGGCTGATGGAGTTTCCTTCGGGTGTGCTGGGCGTGGCGCTGGGCACCATTCTGTTGCCGTCGCTGGCTAAAAGTTTTGCCAGCGGCAACCATGATGAATATTCCCGACTGATGGACTGGGGGCTGCGCCTCTGCTTCCTGCTGGCGCTGCCGAGTGCCGTGGCGCTGGGCATGCTCTCCGGTCCGCTGACCGTGGCGCTGTTCCAGTACGGTAAATTCACCGCCTTTGATGCATTGATGACGCAGCGTGCGCTGATCGCCTACTCCGTGGGACTGATGGGCCTGATTGTGGTTAAGGTGCTGGCACCGGGCTTCTATTCCCGTCAGGACATCAAAACGCCGGTGAAAATCGCGATTATCACGCTGATCATGACGCAGCTCATGAACCTGGCGTTTATTGGTCCGCTGAAACATGCCGGTCTGTCACTGTCGATTGGTCTGGCGGCCTGTCTGAATGCGTCGCTGCTCTACTGGCAGCTGCGTAAGAAGAATATCTTTATGCCGCAGCCGGGCTGGAGCAGCTTCCTGCTCCGCCTGCTGATTGCCGTGGTGGTGATGGCCGGCGCGCTGTTTGCCATGCTGCAGTGGATGCCGGCATGGGAACAGGGCTCCATGCTGTGGCGACTGCTGCGTCTGGCGGCGGTTTGTGCAGTGGGTGGCGGGGCTTATTTCCTGGCGCTGGGGCTGCTGGGCTTCCGGTTGCGTGACTATGCGCGGCGCACCGCTGTGTAA